Proteins encoded within one genomic window of Candidatus Saccharimonadia bacterium:
- a CDS encoding sodium-transporting two-sector ATPase translates to MFDNPKFAKLVADGRPTGEVVGVDRFLVTIQGMGGVAINALIYFDNGYQGLVREVRAETVMVLNLSAESIPIGTLAVIEADEIVTGVGDALLGRVVSVTGQPLDGKGPITFSHFDSVFKVAPGIIERQQLTEPLTTGVAISDQLFPLVKGQRIAVLGDNKTGKSAFTMQLTLAQKDTGRFVVHVLIAKRKSDVDRLISKLNETGAISYCTIIVASVFDSLTQSYLAPYIGATIAEHFWHGGKDGVIVYDDLSNHAKVYRELSLLLKVAPGRASYPGDMFYAHSSLLERAGRLVKNGATLASIPVVLTPNNDITAPLPTSIMSITDGQLIFDTEAFRAGIRPAISVGLSVSRVGGVGQTKRQKKLTASLFKKLAAYRQAAEFSHFGSELAIESRADLELGKKIYEALKQPPDMIYSSNEQDLILGTVMKTEGKITINIDSLKRKAKELAPTMTAESDWDGAIARLLAEVTVQAAAPPAAPTSPAAPGQPPAPPAPAPEAKK, encoded by the coding sequence GTGTTTGATAATCCCAAATTTGCCAAACTAGTAGCCGACGGCCGTCCCACCGGCGAGGTCGTCGGCGTCGACCGTTTCCTCGTGACCATCCAGGGTATGGGCGGCGTGGCTATCAATGCGCTCATTTACTTCGACAACGGCTACCAAGGCCTCGTGCGCGAAGTCCGGGCCGAAACCGTCATGGTGCTCAACCTCAGCGCCGAATCCATCCCCATCGGCACCCTGGCCGTCATCGAGGCCGACGAAATCGTGACCGGGGTAGGGGACGCGCTGCTGGGCCGCGTGGTGAGCGTCACAGGGCAGCCGCTCGACGGCAAAGGTCCCATCACCTTCAGCCACTTCGACTCTGTCTTCAAGGTGGCGCCCGGCATCATCGAGCGCCAGCAGCTCACCGAACCCCTTACCACCGGTGTCGCCATCTCCGACCAACTCTTCCCGCTCGTCAAAGGCCAACGCATCGCGGTGCTCGGCGACAACAAAACCGGCAAATCAGCCTTCACCATGCAGCTCACGCTGGCCCAAAAAGACACCGGCCGCTTCGTGGTGCACGTGCTCATCGCCAAGCGCAAATCCGATGTCGACCGCCTCATCTCGAAACTCAACGAAACCGGTGCCATCTCGTACTGCACCATCATCGTAGCCTCGGTTTTTGACTCCCTCACCCAGTCGTACCTCGCGCCCTACATCGGCGCCACCATCGCCGAGCACTTTTGGCACGGTGGCAAGGACGGCGTCATTGTGTACGACGACCTCTCCAACCACGCCAAAGTCTACCGCGAACTCTCCCTCTTGCTCAAAGTCGCCCCCGGCCGCGCCAGCTACCCCGGCGACATGTTCTATGCTCACTCCAGCCTGCTCGAGCGCGCCGGCCGCCTCGTCAAAAACGGCGCCACGCTCGCCTCCATCCCCGTGGTACTCACGCCCAACAACGATATCACCGCGCCGCTGCCCACCTCCATCATGTCCATCACCGACGGCCAGCTCATCTTCGATACCGAGGCCTTCCGCGCGGGCATCCGTCCCGCCATCTCGGTGGGCCTGTCCGTCTCCCGCGTCGGCGGCGTCGGCCAAACCAAGCGCCAAAAGAAGCTCACCGCCAGCCTCTTCAAAAAACTCGCCGCCTACCGCCAAGCCGCCGAATTTTCACACTTCGGCTCCGAGCTAGCCATCGAATCACGCGCCGATCTCGAGCTCGGCAAAAAAATCTACGAAGCCCTCAAACAACCCCCCGACATGATTTACTCCAGCAACGAGCAAGATCTCATCCTAGGTACCGTCATGAAAACCGAGGGTAAAATCACCATCAATATCGACAGTCTCAAGCGCAAAGCCAAAGAGCTGGCGCCCACCATGACCGCCGAATCCGACTGGGACGGCGCCATCGCCAGGCTGCTGGCTGAGGTTACCGTGCAAGCGGCTGCACCCCCAGCCGCCCCCACCTCCCCAGCCGCCCCCGGCCAGCCCCCAGCGCCGCCCGCCCCTGCCCCCGAGGCCAAAAAATGA
- a CDS encoding F0F1 ATP synthase subunit gamma, with product MSSRSLGIEHEAGQVGTVSELTGIFESIASMRIGKIKDRVARSQQFFSELWQIYTQLRVDPQDRLTGKNSPTRDKPNVFLALTSEGGLSGDIDGRIVKTVLENIDPTTTDLIVIGAHGATQFVQNHAKIKRYFRLPDIDQAIDVSPIVDELLGYKQPTVWFQRYVSLSVQEVGRIDLLGRVRTLATGAEAAKTTDIISPRDYLFEPSVDDVVRYLESVMMEIALSQVILESRLAQYASRFTAMSAAKKRAKELQTLLVMNYNRARRGEADDRIKEIVNAMNALHAN from the coding sequence ATGAGTTCACGTTCACTGGGCATCGAGCATGAAGCCGGCCAGGTCGGCACCGTCTCCGAGCTCACGGGTATCTTCGAGTCCATCGCCTCCATGCGTATCGGCAAAATCAAAGACCGCGTCGCGCGCAGCCAGCAGTTTTTTTCCGAATTGTGGCAAATCTACACCCAGCTGCGGGTCGACCCCCAAGACCGTCTCACCGGCAAAAACAGCCCGACTCGCGACAAACCCAACGTCTTCCTAGCCCTCACGTCCGAAGGCGGTCTATCGGGCGACATTGACGGCCGCATCGTCAAAACCGTGCTCGAAAACATCGATCCCACCACCACCGACCTCATTGTGATCGGTGCGCACGGCGCCACGCAATTCGTGCAAAACCACGCCAAGATCAAGCGTTACTTCCGCCTGCCCGACATCGACCAAGCCATCGATGTCTCGCCGATCGTCGACGAACTCTTGGGCTACAAGCAACCCACCGTCTGGTTCCAGCGCTACGTGTCGCTGTCGGTGCAGGAAGTCGGCCGCATCGACCTCCTCGGCCGCGTGCGCACCCTGGCCACCGGCGCCGAAGCCGCCAAAACCACCGACATCATCAGCCCTCGCGACTACCTGTTCGAGCCCAGCGTCGATGACGTCGTACGCTATCTCGAATCGGTCATGATGGAAATCGCCCTCTCGCAGGTCATCCTCGAATCCCGCCTCGCCCAATACGCCTCGCGATTCACCGCCATGTCGGCGGCCAAAAAGCGCGCCAAAGAGCTCCAAACCCTCCTCGTCATGAACTACAACCGCGCGCGCCGCGGCGAGGCCGACGACCGCATCAAAGAAATCGTCAACGCTATGAACGCGCTGCACGCGAATTAA